A stretch of Gossypium hirsutum isolate 1008001.06 chromosome A06, Gossypium_hirsutum_v2.1, whole genome shotgun sequence DNA encodes these proteins:
- the LOC107961850 gene encoding uncharacterized protein, translating to MMEKNRGSMSSIVDKHGVLSKRKLRSESADDDLSDINDAEITGYLNNKKEMLFKKFIWEAMNKDYQKKQSKPATRKNSSARKAVGSRMEKVTEEEVVEKKKGLSSKINYDALEKLNNEPEEKDSEKAKEGIDSNRDKQIEREHSKGSSTLEDGGFEEDNFSDESEHENAYLCSYEEDEEYGYGEDNEYEEY from the exons ATG ATGGAGAAAAACAGGGGATCTATGTCTTCCATTGTAGACAAACATGGAGTTTTATCTAAACGTAAGTTGCGTTCTGAATCTGCTGATGATGATTTATCTGATATCAATGACGCCGAG ATTACTGGTTATCTTAACAACAAAAAGGAGATGCTTTTCAAGAAGTTCATTTGGGAAGCCATGAATAAAGATTATCAAAAG AAACAAAGCAAGCCTGCTACAAGGAAAAATTCTTCTGCTAGGAAAGCTGTTGGTAGCAGGATGGAGAAAGTAACGGAGGAGGAGGTGGTGGAGAAGAAAAAG GGACTAAGTTCAAAAATCAACTATGATGCACTGGAGAAGCTAAACAATGAACCT GAGGAGAAAGATTCCGAAAAGGCTAAGGAAGGTATAGACTCGAACAGAGACAAGCAGATTGAAAGAGAGCACTCCAAAGGATCATCAACTTTGGAAGATGGTGGCTTTGAGGAAGACAATTTTAGTGACGAGTCTGAGCACGAGAATGCTTATCTATGCTCATACGAGGAGGATGAGGAGTATGGTTATGGGGAAGATAATGAATATGAAGAGTATTGA